A genomic stretch from Psilocybe cubensis strain MGC-MH-2018 chromosome 1, whole genome shotgun sequence includes:
- a CDS encoding mRNA splicing protein, translated as MESFYLAKTLPPNNGLHAQLLSFSQYVHVPKSELDEAQLRQLEEHEISQGPLSVLQQAVRNHAQVLISLRNNKKLLARVKAFDRHSNMVLENVKEMWTEVPKGKNKKPVNKDRFISKMFLRGDSVILILRNQA; from the exons ATGGAAAGTTTTTATTTGGCAAAGACGCTGCCACCAAACAATGGCTTGCATGCTCAGCTGCTATCGTTCAG TCAATATGTCCACGTACCCAAGTCCGAGTTAGATGAAGCTCAGCTACGCCAACTCGAAGAACACGAAATCTCGCAAGGACCCTTGTCTGTCTTACAACAGGCGGTTAGAAACCATGCCCAAGTCCTTATTTCCCTTCGAAACAACAAGAAACTCCTCGCTCGTGTCAAAGCATTTGATAGACATAGCAACATG GTTCTGGAGAATGTGAAGGAG ATGTGGACAGAAGTTCCAAAAGGGAAAAATAAAAAGCCAGTCAATAAAGACCGTTTCATTAGCAAAATGTTCCTCAG AGGTGATTCTGTGATCTTGA TCTTACGAAATCAGGCATAA
- a CDS encoding mRNA-binding ribosome synthesis protein nop7, giving the protein MGRLRVKGKAGAAKNYTTRSAAVKKLQCSLADFRRLCILKGIFPREPRSRKKANKGSSAPTSFYYTKDIAYLAHEPILKKLREHKAFAKKLSRALGRGEWSSAKSLEENKPVYRLDHIIKERYPTFIDAIRDIDDALCMVFLFASLPSNSRLPSELVENCARLSAEWQLYVMHSKSLRKVFLSIKGVYYQAEIMDQTVTWLVPYLFTQNVPADVDIRVMLTFLELYQTLLGFVFFKLYTDAGLVYPPPLDVKKEEQGAGVNAFDLQDSSRQPANKPIKVAEVDGRKITSKVVRQTIKAITSGDSEDVAGLNLSNPESTEADMEEEEFVQQSSKTQKTTTVILPTLQTLSNLPQTLSTSLFSSYTFFLSRETPRSIFEFIVRSFGGRIGWPSSSGSGSPFDETDPTITHVIIDRPVVEKQETPEQRELRLRRKFVQPQWIVDCINAGKILLEDPYAQGKSLPPHLSPFGEYEGAYIPAVEAADEETMQDEEEEGDGEEMDVDDEGNGVRGVLDVVAAAASEETSLRAAELAAEAAGVDFGTFEATVKRAHKKQVKKSTTDALEEAEQDMNKMMMSNKQRKLYEKMKYSNQKKEAERMHLESKRKELTKQKRKDRHA; this is encoded by the exons ATGGGTCGTCTAAGAGTAAAAGGGAAGGCTGGCGCTGCAAAGAACTATACTACGAGGAGTGCTGCTGTCAAAAAGCTTCAGTGCTCTCTCGCTGATTTCCGTCGTCTATGTATTTTGAAGG GAATATTCCCTCGAGAGCCACGTAGCAGAAAAAAGGCCAATAAAGGGTCGTCGGCACCCACATCATTTTATTACACGAAAGATATTGCATACCTTGCCCATGAACCTATTCTGAAGAAACTGCGAGAACATAAAGCTTTTGCCAAGAAGCTTTCCCGTGCATTAGGTCGGGGAGAATGGAGCAGCGCCAAAAGTTTGGAGGAAAACAAACCTGTCTATCGTCTCGATCACATTATTAAAGAGCG TTATCCCACATTCATTGATGCAATTCGAGATATCGATGATGCTTTGTGCATGGTCTTCCTATTCGCCTCTCTTCCATCGAATTCCCGCCTTCCTTCCGAACTAGTAGAAAACTGCGCAAGACTATCCGCCGAGTGGCAGCTATATGTTATGCACTCTAAGTCTCTTCGCAAAGTCTTTTTATCCATCAAAGGCGTATATTATCAAGCAGAAATTATGGATCAGACTGTTACGTGGCTGGTCCCTTATTTATTCACACAGAAT GTCCCTGCCGATGTAGACATCCGTGTCATGCTTACATTCTTGGAATTATACCAAACGCTCTTGGGTTTCGTCTTTTTCAAGCTCTATACTGATGCCGGCTTGGTGTATCCTCCTCCATTGGATGTCAAAAAAGAGGAACAAGGTGCTGGTGTCAATGCTTTTGATCTTCAGGACAGCTCACGGCAACCTGCCAACAAACCAATCAAAGTAGCTGAGGTTGACGGTCGTAAAATCACAAGTAAAGTGGTGCGACAGACTATCAAAGCCATTACATCTGGTGACAGTGAAGACGTCGCTGGCTTGAACTTATCAAATCCGGAATCGACAGAAGCAgatatggaagaagaagaatttgtcCAACAAAGCtcaaaaacccaaaaaacgACCACGGTCATTCTTCCTACACTCCAAACGCTTTCTAATTTGCCGCAAACACTATCAACaagtcttttttcttcctacaccttttttctttcccgAGAAACGCCGCGTTCTATCTTTGAGTTCATCGTTCGCTCTTTCGGTGGCCGCATTGGCTGGCCTTCATCATCCGGGAGCGGTTCTCCATTTGATGAGACCGACCCCACCATTACTCATGTCATCATTGATCGACCTGTTGTAGAAAAACAGGAAACTCCAGAACAACGTGAACTCCGTTTGCGGCGGAAGTTTGTCCAGCCTCAGTGGATTGTAGACTGCATAAATGCCGGCAAGATCCTGCTCGAAGATCCTTATGCCCAAGGCAAATCATTACCTCCCCATCTCAGTCCATTTGGCGAATACGAAGGGGCCTATATCCCAGCTGTCGAGGCTGCAGATGAGGAGACAATgcaagacgaggaggaggaaggcgACGGTGAAGAAATGGATGTCGATGACGAAGGCAATGGTGTTCGTGGTGTCCTGGATGTTGTCGCAGCAGCCGCGAGTGAGGAAACGTCATTGAGAGCGGCCGAACTCGCCGCGGAAGCTGCGGGCGTTGACTTCGGTACTTTTGAAGCTACAGTCAAGCGAGCCCACAAGAAGCAGGTCAAAAAGTCGACGACCGACGCATTGGAAGAAGCAGAGCAGGATATGAacaagatgatgatgagtaACAAACAGAGGAAACTCTACGAGAAGATGAAGTACAGCAATCAAAAAAAGGAGGCCGAG CGAATGCATTTGGAGAGCAAGAGAAAGGAGCTTACGAAACAGAAACGCAAAGATAGGCATGCCTAA
- a CDS encoding Arf guanine nucleotide exchange factor sec74 has product MISTPSPSSAHPFLIPAESHMSPLKRPNVSNPHDAPSNSPPPYTQSSSSSVLLAEMTTTRTEVVTTTTTETTTHFFSLPYWKRRNGALSPASQRTSIDDLSSSITSSKSGTFPSFVDKALPPTPPEPLDTSFTTNEKRDGQTTNTTSPIYHPDDVPSQPRKVSTGTQSAAALAHAALGLGLPHVGLPHSSVSFPRPSSSHSPLGSRTSPSLSSPGVRRSKSSHRILSKRVSETQENDHAQIRVDSRRQRGLSFNSSSFLNVANSDIKGKGKDTAIPTTAPETAKKPPKPLTRKSSFWNRRKGIDAGESTNPVSDDSFVSLPPLPPVHHVSPFDVHDFQNSPNSTIGSNREQIHSTRPFHPNLSSPEILDGSKSTLPWPTSEQATTFNGVTESLQSNGTPSSYSRARRQTSTPFLHRLSLGVFSPGESSPSASSALHVYPQSATASITPTIFPCKQETPIPRPHSEEESPEGYLTRLKNAVSKSEVAGILASSSDPFHARALREYISQFDFLDIPLDVALRKLLMEVGLPRETQQIDRVMEAFAYRYMQCNSDIFVSEDHPYILAFSLIMLHTDTFNPSNKRKMTKSDYIKNTKLPGIPTEILDCFFDNIVFAPFIFIEDPVDFNGQPGLVSDVTRPSLVSTPSSSVSVNGSGSFKMGNRVDPYYLITNNLLEPLRVDVNSLVSLENPFTYEGTDGPWDEHELHQAFVNASVIEIEMPTVNRAMSLFARSPSLKSTPLVSVGNGAEDYPSVQQKGETWSLKVSKVGILNRKDDVTGSGKKSSNRKWKTWTVVLTGSQLLLFRDNSWAAALNQPYESFAEHVVSPALPSSTFRPDETFSVKDAIAVYDSSYIKHKHVMRFVLPDGRQILLQASDAKDLNEWISRINYASTFKTAGVRMRPQGLSSEDALLTGVAAATSHLHDLQKHPDHSNIARARSWDSNAPQDLMEMLSGPPADRTALKRRVTMVTTNANFDLDVPVAPEVEGAEQFKATFDQVKADLASEIWPSDHEAWLPEGDEVTNVYDSPLGSPLSIGSTNSRLPSRSQIIQSKIIELDSKIEATQNHLDADMRFIRNIAILTPFQKSTRSRLATSLQGVAKRVTQLRLEMEKLQCHRAVLRCDLSSEGRSWNYSKRVALRVAKKTLQTRRSQTIPVMSVELPKSPLFSDDLSKESPPLSQRLGSSPSDSFHSAAESGFAWPSSEDLNLLGSQFGTSRPDLSCSSSSFPKEWTNEDKRQRSSSLSSDSNHLSSNHGHEDIGLVYFDTQEGIEDDLAEEWNRTRCAQRVSLIQVPSNIMITNRLKNQSHS; this is encoded by the exons ATGATATCGACCCCGTCGCCGTCTTCAGCACACCCCTTTCTGATCCCAGCGGAATCTCACATGTCTCCACTTAAACGGCCTAATGTTTCTAACCCTCACGATGCGCCTTCCAACTCTCCACCGCCATATACACAAAGCTCCTCTTCGTCGGTATTGCTTGCCGAGATGACAACTACCCGGACGGAGGTTGTAACTACAACGACTACAGAAACTACAACCcatttcttttctctgcCTTACTGGAAAAGACGTAATGGCGCACTGTCTCCAGCTTCACAACGGACCAGCATTGATGATCTTTCGTCATCTATCACCTCTTCGAAGTCTGGAACCTTCCCGTCATTTGTGGATAAGGCATTACCACCAACTCCACCAGAGCCTCTCGACACCTCTTTTACGACAAACGAAAAACGCGACGGCCAAACGACAAACACAACGTCTCCTATATATCATCCCGACGATGTGCCTTCTCAGCCTCGGAAAGTTAGTACAGGGACTCAGTCTGCAGCCGCTTTGGCCCATGCAGCGTTAGGGTTAGGCTTACCCCACGTAGGCTTACCTCACTCGTCAGTGTCCTTCCCCCGTCCGAGTTCAAGCCACAGCCCCTTGGGAAGTCGTACTTCTCCTTCCTTATCTTCTCCAGGTGTTAGAAGATCAAAAAGTTCACATCGTATATTATCAAAACGCGTTTCTGAAACTCAAGAAAATGACCATGCACAAATACGGGTCGACTCGCGTAGGCAGCGAGGCCTATCTTttaattcttcttctttcctgaACGTCGCCAACTCCGATatcaaagggaaagggaaagacaCAGCGATACCTACAACTGCACCAGAAACCGCAAAGAAGCCCCCGAAGCCTCTGACCCGTAAATCATCCTTTTGGAATAGAAGAAAAGGGATAGATGCCGGTGAATCGACGAACCCAGTGTCGGATGATTCATTTGTATCACTGCCCCCACTTCCTCCTGTTCATCATGTCTCTCCCTTCGATGTTCATGATTTCCAGAATTCTCCGAATTCGACAATAGGTTCTAACAGAGAACAAATACATAGCACCCGGCCTTTTCATCCCAATTTGTCTTCACCAGAAATATTGGATGGCTCAAAATCAACATTGCCTTGGCCGACTTCAGAGCAAGCTACAACTTTCAACGGTGTAACAGAATCATTGCAATCAAACGGCACTCCGTCATCTTACTCGAGGGCAAGAAGACAAACGAGCACACCCTTTCTTCACAGATTATCTCTTGGTGTTTTTTCCCCCGGGGAATCCTCCCCTTCTGCCAGTTCTGCGCTTCATGTTTATCCACAGTCTGCGACGGCATCTATTACTCCCACAATTTTTCCTTGTAAACAAGAAACCCCAATTCCTAGACCGCACAGCGAGGAAGAATCCCCCGAGGGATATTTAACGCGCTTGAAAAATGCAGTTAGCAAATCAGAAGTCGCGGGTATCTTGGCCTCAAG CTCTGACCCTTTTCACGCTCGTGCGCTCCGAGAATATATCAGCCAATTTGACTTCCTAGATATACCTCTTGATGTTGCTCTACGGAAGTTGCTCATGGAAGTTGGACTTCCACGAGAAACGCAACAGATCGACAGAGTAATGGAAGCCTTCGCTTACCGATATATGCAATGCAACAGTGATATCTTTGTATCTGAGG ACCATCCTTATATATTAGCATTCAGCTTGATAATGCTGCACACAGACACGTTTAATCCTTCTAACAAGCGGAAAATGACTAAGTCCGATTATATCAAGAACACGAAACTTCCGGGCATTCCAACAGAAATTTTAGAT TGCTTCTTTGATAATATTGTCTTCGCTCctttcatcttcattgaGGATCCAGTTGACTTTAATGGCCAACCTGGGTTAGTTTCCGACGTTACGCGACCTTCTTTGGTTAGCACGCCTTCCTCGTCTGTGTCGGTGAATGGTTCAGGTTCATTCAAGATGGGCAATCGAGTAGATCCGTACTATTTGATTACAAAT AATTTACTTGAACCACTACGGGTGGACGTCAACTCTTTGGTGTCTTTAGAAAACCCGTTTACGTATGAGGGTACAGATGGTCCCTGGGACGAACACGAACTGCATCAAGCGTTCGTTAACGCAAGCGTCATTGAGATCGAGATGCCAACGGTCAATCGGGCGATGTCTCTGTTCGCCCGAAGCCCCAGTTTGAAATCTACCCCTTTGGTCTCGGTTGGTAATGGAGCAGAAGATTACCCTTCTGTACAACAAAAGGGAGAAACATGGAGCTTAAAAGTTAGTAAGGTAGGCATCCTCAACAGGAAAGATGACGTGACCGGAAGCGGCAAAAAATCATCAAACCGAAAATGGAAAACTTGGACAGTTGTTTTGACTGGATCGCAATTGCTTTTATTTCGTGACAATTCCTGGGCTGCAGCCTTGAATCAGCCTTACGAGTCATTTGCCGAGCATGTTGTATCTCCTGCTCTACCAAGCTCTACATTTAGGCCAGATGAAACCTTTTCGGTAAAGGATGCAATAGCTGTTTACGATAGTTCATATATTAAG CACAAACATGTGATGCGATTCGTTTTGCCAGATGGACGCCAAATTCTTCTGCAGGCATCTGATGCAAAAGATCTCAATGAATGGATATCCAGGATTAATTACGCCAGTACATTCAAGACAGCAGGGGTGCGGATGCGCCCCCAAGGGTTATCTAGCGAAGATGCACTCCTGACAGGTGTTGCAGCAGCTACATCTCATCTTCATGATCTACAAAAACACCCTGACCATTCAAATATCGCTCGTGCTCGCTCCTGGGACTCTAACGCTCCACAGGACCTTATGGAGATGTTGTCAGGACCTCCCGCTGACCGAACTGCCCTTAAACGAAGGGTTACAATGGTCACCACAAACGCCAACTTTGATCTGGACGTACCAGTGGCCCCGGAAGTTGAAGGAGCTGAACAATTCAAAGCAACCTTTGACCAGGTCAAAGCTGATCTAGCGTCTGAAATATGGCCCTCAGATCATGAAGCGTGGTTGCCAGAAGGAGATGAAGTTACCAACGTCTACGACTCTCCCTTGGGCTCTCCTTTGTCCATAGGTAGCACCAATTCTCGTCTTCCTTCACGGTCCCAGATCATTCAAAGCAAGATCATTGAACTCGATTCAAAGATTGAAGCAACGCAGAATCACCTTGATGCCGATATGCGCTTCATTCGTAATATCGCGATCCTTACTCCATTCCAAAAGTCCACTCGTTCAAGACTTGCTACGTCTTTACAAGGCGTGGCTAAACGTGTTACTCAACTTCGTTTAGAAATGGAGAAACTACAGTGTCATCGCGCGGTGCTTCGTTGTGATCTTTCTTCAGAGGGACGTTCGTGGAATTATTCCAAACGCGTAGCTCTGCGAGTGGCTAAGAAGACCCTACAAACCCGGCGTTCTCAGACTATCCCTGTGATGTCTGTCGAGCTTCCTAAGAGCCCTCTGTTTTCGGATGATTTGTCGAAGGAGTCCCCTCCCCTTTCTCAAAGACTAGGCTCATCACCATCTGATTCTTTCCATTCTGCTGCCGAATCTGGCTTTGCATGGCCATCGTCGGAAGACCTCAATCTCCTTGGCTCTCAGTTTGGCACATCGAGGCCCGATCTTTCTTGTTCCAGTTCATCTTTTCCCAAAGAATGGACAAATGAGGACAAGCGCCAAAGATCATCGTCACTGTCATCCGACTCTAATCACCTGTCTTCTAATCATGGACATGAAGATATCGGTCTTGTGTATTTTGATACCCAGGAAGGTATCGAAGATGACCTAGCGGAGGAATGGAACCGGACTAGATGCGCCCAACGCGTCTCTCTCATTCAAGTACCGTCCAACATCATGATCACGAACAGATTAAAGAATCAATCACATTCCTAA
- a CDS encoding DNA-directed RNA polymerases I, II, and III subunit rpabc3: MTAAASSIVFDDIFSINAIDKEGKKFDRVSRLYAHSKNYDMDLTLDYNVELFPLQKDQNFALALASSLAKGGAPKTEGAGDDDSERDVWRPDGKGNRGLEDEYDYVMYGKIYKFDSDSGEIVTAYISFGGLLMSLTGSSRHMTSIVLGDPIYLLMRK, from the exons ATGACGGCTGCGGCATCAAGCATCGTGTTCGACGACATATTCAGTATTAATGCAATTGATAAAGAAGGGAAAAAATTTGACAGAG TCTCTAGGTTGTATGCGCACTCCAAAAACTATGATATGGACCTGACGTTAGATTACAACGTCGAGTTGTTTCCCTTGCAAAAAGATCAAAATTTCGCATTAGCATTGGCATCATCTCTTGCCAAAGGAGGGGCACCTAAGACCGAAGGCGCGGGTGACGACGATTCTGAACGAGATGTGTGGAGACCAGATGGCAAGGGAAACAGAGGTCTGGAAGACGAGTACGACTATGTAATGTATGGCAAG ATCTACAAATTCGACTCTGATTCTGGAGAAATTGT GACTGCATATATATCTTTTGGAGGATTGCTCATGTCTCTGACTGGTTCGTCTCGGCATATGACCAGCATTGTACTTGGAGACCCCATCTATCTTCTCATGCGGAAATAA